The Lewinella sp. 4G2 nucleotide sequence GACCTACCACGCCATGCTACGGATCATGTACCAGGTCCTACACCGCTCCTGGGGCAATACCCAAGCCGTTGCTGATGCCGACGGGAACATCCTGGCCGCCGTCTTTATCGTGTATTCCCACAACCGTATTTTCCCGCTCTACAAGGTGGAAACCACGGCGGGCAAGCAGGCGGGTGCGCTGGCTTACTTGTGGGATAATTTGCTGAAGGGACACGCGGAAAGGAGTTTGAAGATTAAGCGGGAGGAGGTGTTTAGTCTATAGTCTATAGTCTGCAGTCTGCAGTCATGAATTCCCTGGGAATAGGTTCTTGGAGCGGTCCCCAATCCGAGCGTAGCGACTATTGGGGATTCTCCAAGCGGCCGGGTCTGACCAGCAGCCGGGGCGACACCTTCGGTTAACCCCAGGCTACCAAGTTTACCCCTTCGGGGCATCGCGTCTTCAGCAGCCGGGGCGAAACCTTCGGTTAACCCCGGGCTACTAGGTTTACCCCTTCGGGGCAAGGAGTTAGATCAGCCGTATAATTCCGCCACTACCTGGTTGGCTTCGTAGCCCATTTCTTTGAGGGTGGCTACGGCTTCGTCTACCATGACGTTCCAGCCGCAGAGGTAGAATTTTAGCTGGTTAGCCGGTTTCGGGTAGAGGGTTTTGTAGACCTCATGGACGTACCCCCGGGAGGTGGCCATTGTCTTCGTGGCGGCTACGTCTTCGCGGCTGGCGGCTACGGAGTAGGTGAAATTGTCGTGCTCGGCGGCCATGGCTTCGAACTCTTCGCGGTAGAGGATGTCCGCCGCCGTACGGCAGCCGAAGATGAGGTGGAAATTGACGTTCTCAGCGGCCAGCCGCTCCTGGAGCATCGCGCGGAAGGGGGCGACGCCGGTGCCGGTGCAGACCATCACGATATCGTTCTTCAGCGGGCCGGGGGGGAGGGTGAAGACGCCACCGGGGTCCTTACTCTTCACTTCAGTGCCCACTTCGGCTTCTTCGAATAGCCAGGTCGTTCCCTTCCCGCCGGGCAGGTGGACGATGCAGAGTTCGGCTTCGTTACTCCCGTCCGGCGCCGCGGCGATGGAGTAGCTGCGCCAGCCGTCCCGGCGGCGTTCGCTGATGGGCAGTTCGAGGGTGAGGAACTGGCCGGGTTTATAGTCTAGCCGCTCGTGGTGGGGCAGGCGGATCCAGAAGGAGCGGACGGTGGGGGAGCGCTGCTGGATACGGGTGATGGTGGCGGGGTTCCATTTTGGCATGGGCTGGAGGCTGTCCCAGGGTCTTCGGCCTTCGGCCTCGGGACCCTGGGTTAAGGGGGACCCCTTTAGGGTCTGGCGCTACTGTAGGATGAGTTCTTCGTAGGGGATAACCGTTCGGAGGCCCCGTTCGTTGAAGTAGGTGGTGACTTCGGTGGCGGGGCGGTCGGAGAGGGCCCACATGAAGTCGCCACCCCAGGCGCCGAGAGATTTTAGCTGGCCGGGAAAATCCGCGAACAATTCTTCCTGGACGGGGGGCAGACCGAGCGTATCTCCGACGAGGCTTTCGTGCTCCTTTAGCAGATTTTGCGCTGCCCGCAGGTGCGGGGTTTCGGACGTCAGGGCAGCGGTGAGCTGGGCGACTTCCTCCCGGCGTTGTGAGGTTACTTCCGCTTGACGATAGGCCCGAATGCCTTCGCGGGAGTTTTGCTTTTGGTTGCGGTAGACAAAGTAGGTTTGGTGGAGCCATTCGGGTCGCCAATCCAGGGGAGTGACCTCCGGCGTAGTACCGTTGCGGATGTACCGGATTGGCCCGTCGGCGATGGCGCAGGCGAGGTCGTAGCCGCTACCACCGAAAGTGTCCTCCAGTAATTCGTAGGGGTTGACGCCCAGCCACTGCGCCATGAAAGCGATGAGGGTGGAGCTGGTGCCCAATCCCCAGAGCCGTTCGAACTCCAGTTGGCTGTGGACGGCGTAATGACTCGTCGCCGCCTGGAGTACGCCGGGCCGAAGCCGGTCCGCCGCCTGGAGGATTTCGTAGAGGCGCTTCGTGAAGGCGTTGGGGGAGTGGTTATACCCCAGCGATCCATCCCAGTTGATGCTGGTCTTGAACCACTGCTTGCCGCGGAGGTCCTTCGCCATCCAGAACAGGCCCATGCCCCGGGTGAGGGAGGTGGTAAAGCGTTGCCCCAGTTTGGTGGGGACGGCCAGGGCCGGCACCCCGTCGAGGACGAAGTATTCCCCCGTCAGTAGAAGCTTACCGTGGTAGGATTTATCTAGAGAGGCTTTCAGCATAGGAGGGTTTTCGGAAGTAGAAAAAGAGTCCGGCCAAGGCGACCATCAATAGGGCCAGGGATGCACCAACCAGCGGAGAAATACTGGCGTACCAGGGTTTGGTTCGGTCCCAGTTCACTGGCTGCATTCCCCCGAAAGCTTCGAAGGCTGCCCAACGGGAGGGATGGGCGCCCGGGTGATTGGTCAGGTAATCCTTTCGCGAGCGTTGCAGCGCGAGGTGGGCGGGCAAGCCGTCGGCAGTATAATCGTAAAAGGAAGCCATCATTTCGGCGGTAGCCCGGTCGTCCACGGCCCAGTTGGAGGCCACTACGGTACGGGCGCCGGCGGCGAGGAAAGCCCGCGTCAGGCCGATGGTGCCTTCGACGGTATTCTGCCCACCCCGGCTGGTTTCGCAGGCGCTGAGGGTAACCAGGTCCGCATTCAATTCCTGGCGGCTGATCTCGGCGGCGGTGATGGCTTGTGGTTGGCCATCTTCGTTGAGGAGGTAGATCCGGCTTTCCAATCCATCCTGCGCGTTGGAGACGGCGTGGGTGGCAAGGTGGAGGATACCGTAGTCGGGTGATCTATCCAGATAGTGGCTAACGGTGGCGCGATCCCCTCGCCGGAAGGTGCCTCCGGATAGTTGTTGGAGAGCATCCATCTCCCGTGCGCTGCCGGAGAGGGGGGAGAGGTAGGTCTCGGCCCCGCCGCTGGCCGTTCCCTGATCTACGGCCCCACCCGTGAAAATAGGAGCGTAGGCTAAGGGTTGTCGTTTGTTGGGTTCCGGCCGTAGTTCGTTGAGCAACTCCATCGTCCGCAGGGAAAACTGCCGGCTAATGGCGCGTTCGATCCCCAGGTAGCGGGGTGGGCCCGGTTCGCCCAGCGTGTCCATCCGTAATAAGTTGAAGGGGAGGTTTTCCAGGGAACCGTTGGCCACGATGTGCAGGGACGGGGGAAGGGGCTGGGGAAGGTCGCCGAGCAGCAGTTCGTAAAGCCGGCGGAAGTTGCTACCCAATTCCTCCTGCCCTTGCCGTTGGATATCCATTTGGTTCCACGCCTCCGTCAAGGAGTCCACCTCAGCCCGCCGGTGGGAGAGGCGATCTAAGAGTACGGTGTCTTGGCTTAGGTAGAGGCGGTAGAGGATTTTCTTCCCCTTGTAAAATGAAACGTAGGCTGACGAATCAGCTGAAGCTGACGTTTGCAGTCTGGAAAATGAAAGTTGATAATTCTTACGGAGTTCATCTAAGTAATCCGGGTTGTCAGCCCGAAATGTGTGGTTGATTGAATCCAAAGCAAAATTCGTTTCGATTAAACCTACCAGTTCTCCAGATTTGCTGTAATGTTTCCTTGCCTCTTCCAGCTCAGCTTTCTCTTGCAAGTATGTTCTGAAGTTCTCATCAATGCCCTTATACTTATTCTCAATGATCGAACCGTACAAGCCCGCGGAAGTGATGGCATCGTAAATTGAAGTGGACGACTCTAAAAATTCAATCCGTTTCGTTTTGTCGTAAAGGTATTTCCCCACCACGATATTGTTGTGGTACACCGTTTCCCGATTAGATGTCCGGTGCTTAACAATCCCATTTGAAGAGGAAAGCCGATTATTTAAATCTCGAATGGCAATCTCGTTGAAAATAGTGTAGGCGGTGTCTACTACGTTTAATCCTTCACCGGCTCGGGTTTGGAAGAGTTTGGCTACTGCGTAAGTTGAAAGGACGCCATCACTCTTAGGATCACTATTGGGGTCTGTGATTAGCTGATTTAGTAATGAGACAGACTCAGTTTTATTGAAGTGTCTGTCAAGAGCTTTCACTGCTAGTTTTAATGCGGTCTTGTAGTTGCGTTGAGATAGATTAACCCGACTTAAAAGTCTAAAATGATCCATTTGCAATTGCTCCCCTGCAATTTCTCTATAAGTCTGTTTTGCAAGTATGGAATAATCATCGAAAAGTGGATCATTAAATTCTGCAAGTCTGAATGTGAGCTCAGATAGAAATAGGTACCTTAAAATGTCATCTGAAATGTTCTCACTAATATGGATGAATTCCTTACTAGTAGGAACTTTGGAGTCAGCTAATAGTACGTTACTGTAGATTAATACTAAGCAGGCAAGTTCTTCAGATGTTATTGACTTAGAATTTGATAAGCTGTCAATATCTTTCTTAATGACTTCCAATTGGGCTACAGAAGGGTTTAGGCCTTGGAAGCTAGTTTTTGCGAGTCTATGAACGAGGCTGTTTTTAGGGGTGCTAGAAATTATGTAATCATAATAAGAATTAGCGCCTTCCATATCGCCAAGTAGTTCTTTGAAGCTTGCATAAATATATATGACTTCGAAGTCAGAAGTATTATCCGTTGAAGGCTTTTGATTAAAATCAAAAGCAATGCTGTCTAAGAGATCAGAATCGCTGACTTGAAATGCTTTGGTCAATTTAAAAATTGCCCGATCAGTTGGAGAGCATAGACTTGCTATGTCTAAATCGTGTATAGCTGATTCATAGTACCCAGGAACAGGATAGAAAGCAAGAGACTGACACTGACCGCTACAGATCGTGGCTGCAAAAATTAAGAGTGGAAAATAGATGTACCGCATGCCACGAATGAAAAAGGCCACCGCTTCAATCCTGAAACGGTGGCCTTAAGGTCGGAACTAATGGTGAGAATTACTTGTCACCGTCTTTGTCATCGTCGTTGCCGCTGAGCTGCTCGCGGAGCTGCTCGAAGGCGGAGAGATCACCCAGCGTGGAACGCTCGATGCTGCTGGAGGTCTTCTTGAGCACCTTGCGGGTCTCTTCGCGCTCCTCCTTCTGCTCTTTGTACACCTGGTCCTTCGCTTCCTTGCGGATATCGTTGACGTAGCGGCTGTGGCTCACGGTGAGGCGCTTGCTGTCGCGGTCGAACTCGATGACCTTTACGGTCAGCGTCTCGTCCACCTCAGCGATGGTACCATCTTCCTTGCGCATCAGCTTGATCGGAGCGTAAGCTTCGAGGCCGTACGGCATCTGAACGATGGCGCCACGGTCATCCTTGCGGAGGACGGTCGCTTCGTGGTAAGAACCTTCGGGGAATACACCCTCGAAGCTATCCCAGGGGTTCTCTTCGAGTTGCTTGTGGCCGAGGGACATCTTGCGGTTCTGCTCATCCACTTCCAGTACGGTCGTTTGGATCTCATCACCCACCTTCACGAATTCGGAGGGGTGGCTGAAGCGCTTCGTCCAGCTCAGGTCGCTGATGTGGATCATGCCACCAATGCCTTCGTCGAGTTCCACGAATACACCGTAGGGCGTCAGGTTCTTCACCTTACCCGTGTGTACGGAACCAATGCCAAAGTTGGCAGTAATCTCATCCCACGGATCGTTCTGCAGCTGCTTGATGGAGAGGCTCATCTTGCGGTCTTCCCGGTCGATGGTCACCACTTTGGCGGACTTGGTCTCACCAACGGTGAAGTACTCACGCGCGTTGATGGGCTGGTTGGACCAGCTCACTTCGGATACGTGTACGAGGCCTTCTACGCCCGGCATGATCTCGAGGAATGCACCGTAGTCTTCGATGTTGACCACCTTGCCCTCCACGGTAGAACCTTCCTGAATGGCTTCGTCGAGCACTTCCCAGGGGTGGGGGAGGAGCTGCTTGAGGCCCAGAGAAATACGCTTCTTGTTCTCGTCGAAGTCCAGTACGGCCACGTTGACCTTCTGGTTGAGCTCGAGGACGTCGCTTGGGTGGTTGATCCGGCCCCAGCTGATGTCCGTGATGTAGAGAAGTCCGTCAACGCCACCCAGGTCGAGGAATGCCCCGAAGTCGGTGATGTTCTTGACGATACCTTCCAGTACCTGTCCACGCTCGAGGGAAGCGATGATCGCTTCGCGCTGCTCGGCCAGATCGCTCTCGATGAGGGCTTTATGGGAAACGACGGCGTTCTTGATGGTTTCGTTGATCTTGACGACCTTGAATTCCATCGTTTTGCCAACGTACGCATCGTAATCAACGATGGGCTTGATGTCAATCTGTGAACCGGGAAGGAAGGTTTCCAAACCGCCGCAGTCGGCGATGAGACCACCCTTGGTCTTGCTCACTACGCGGCCCGTAATGACGGTACCGTTCGCGTAAGAATCGCGGATACGATCCCAGGCGCGGAGAAGCTTGGCCTTGCGGCGGCTCAGGACGAGCTGTCCCTTTTCGTCTTCCTGCTGCTCAACGTATACCTCTACGGTATCACCAACGGCCAGCTCGGGCTGGTCGCGGAATTCACTGAGGGGGAGGAGACCGTCGGACTTGTAGTTCAGGTCGAGGATCACGTCACCGTCGATGATGCTGCTTACTTTGGCAGACATGATCTCGGCTTCGGAGATGTTCGTCATGGACGCATCGAAAGCCTTTTCGAGGTCGGCGCGTTCCTGATCGGTGTAGCGGCTGGCGGCAGACCGGTTGGTCATGTTCCAGTTAAAGTCAGCGTGGCCTTCACCGGTGGTGCCGGATTGGTCCGCTTCGTCAATCTCTACGCCTTCTTCCTTCACCTCTTCGGTGATGAGCACGTTCACTTTCGTGGCGTCCTTACGGATGATCTTGGCGGTAGGTTCGGCTTCTTGCTGTACGAGTACGGGCGTCTCGTCGGTGGAAGTTTCCTCGGCGGTAGTTTCTTCGGTTACGGCTTCGGTTGCCTCAGCCTGAGGCGTTTCTGGGGTGCCCTCTTCAATGTTCGGGTCTTTTTCGTCATCCATCATCATGGTTTCGGAAAGGTTTAAAAGGTTATTGTTTGGCGGATTCGGGGCCCGCCGTCCCCCTAATTACGCCCCCCGGAGGGGGTGATTTCGACCCGCAAAGGTAAGGCATATTTTAATGCTACGCACCTTTTCTTTATTGAGGTAAAATTTTTGCCAGGCTAATGCATCCCACTATTAATCAAGGTGGCCCACCACGCTCTCCGCAATGCGTCAAAAAGCTATCCTCCCAGGCACGAAAAAGCCCAGCTTCACGGGGTGAAACTGGGCTAATTAGGAGGTTGGGAACGGATTCGAACCGTCGTAGCAGGTTTTGCAGACCTGAGCCTAGCCACTCGGCCACCCAACCAACGGGCTGCAAAAGTAGCTTGGCGGTGATCGTACGGCCAAACTTTTGCGGGAATATTTATTCGCCGTTAGTGGCGAGTAAACGGGCATCCTCCGCAATTAGTTGCGGCCTCGGGCTCTCCGTCGGTTTAGGGTCGGCGGCAAGGTCCATTTACTCGGTCCTTACCGGGCACCCGCGGCAGCGCCCTGGTCCAATCAGCTACTTTTTGAACGGCGAAATAGGTTCAGGATCGGCCGGCGGAAGAAGAAGAGGCCGACCAAGATCAGCAGAAAGGGCCACAGGTAAAGCAGGCCAATCAGTACGTCCAGGAAGTTGGTGGCACCGCCCAGCAGCGCCTTGCCGGCCCGGCTAAAGACGCCTGGCTCTTCCGCCACGTAGGCATCCGTATCTTCCGTAAGGGTGAGTTGGAGGGTGGAGAGGCCCACCCGGTCATCGAGGAATTTGAGGCGGCCCTTCTTGCTTTCGATCTCCTCCTCGATGAGGCGGATCTTTTCCTGGACTTCCAGGATTTCCTCGATCGTCCGCGCCCGTTTCAGGATGGTTTGGTATTGCTCGAGGTAGGCGAGCTTATTGTCGAGGCGGATGCTGAGGTCAACGTATTCTTCCGTGACGTCGCGCGCGCTGATGCTCTTGGTCGTCAGGGTGCCGGTGCCCGCTTCCAGTGCCGCCAGGAGGGTTTCGAAGTTGGCCGCCGGCACGCGGATGGTCAGGGCGTAGGCGACGCTCCGGTAGGCCGTACGGTATTCTTCCTTTTCGTAGTAGGCGCCATTGACGGCGAGCAGACTATCTACGCCCAGTTTGGCCACCCCCAGATCTTCGACGCCGAAGGCCATGCTACCGGTTTTGATCACTTTGGTAACCGGTGCCGAAATATTTTCACCGGGTGGTGGGGGAGGCGGCGGCGGCGCTGAACCGTCCGCCATTTGCTGCTGATCCATTTTCAGGTCATTGCCGGTGTAGTCGCTGGCGGTCTCGATGGTGGCGCGGTCTTCGTAGCTATTGGTCTGGCCACAGGAAATGAGGAGCAGGAGGAAGCCGAAAAGTAGAATTCTCATGGGTTGGATTTTGGGTGCAGATGCA carries:
- a CDS encoding ferredoxin--NADP reductase; translated protein: MPKWNPATITRIQQRSPTVRSFWIRLPHHERLDYKPGQFLTLELPISERRRDGWRSYSIAAAPDGSNEAELCIVHLPGGKGTTWLFEEAEVGTEVKSKDPGGVFTLPPGPLKNDIVMVCTGTGVAPFRAMLQERLAAENVNFHLIFGCRTAADILYREEFEAMAAEHDNFTYSVAASREDVAATKTMATSRGYVHEVYKTLYPKPANQLKFYLCGWNVMVDEAVATLKEMGYEANQVVAELYG
- a CDS encoding GYDIA family GHMP kinase; the protein is MLKASLDKSYHGKLLLTGEYFVLDGVPALAVPTKLGQRFTTSLTRGMGLFWMAKDLRGKQWFKTSINWDGSLGYNHSPNAFTKRLYEILQAADRLRPGVLQAATSHYAVHSQLEFERLWGLGTSSTLIAFMAQWLGVNPYELLEDTFGGSGYDLACAIADGPIRYIRNGTTPEVTPLDWRPEWLHQTYFVYRNQKQNSREGIRAYRQAEVTSQRREEVAQLTAALTSETPHLRAAQNLLKEHESLVGDTLGLPPVQEELFADFPGQLKSLGAWGGDFMWALSDRPATEVTTYFNERGLRTVIPYEELILQ
- a CDS encoding CHAT domain-containing protein translates to MYHNNIVVGKYLYDKTKRIEFLESSTSIYDAITSAGLYGSIIENKYKGIDENFRTYLQEKAELEEARKHYSKSGELVGLIETNFALDSINHTFRADNPDYLDELRKNYQLSFSRLQTSASADSSAYVSFYKGKKILYRLYLSQDTVLLDRLSHRRAEVDSLTEAWNQMDIQRQGQEELGSNFRRLYELLLGDLPQPLPPSLHIVANGSLENLPFNLLRMDTLGEPGPPRYLGIERAISRQFSLRTMELLNELRPEPNKRQPLAYAPIFTGGAVDQGTASGGAETYLSPLSGSAREMDALQQLSGGTFRRGDRATVSHYLDRSPDYGILHLATHAVSNAQDGLESRIYLLNEDGQPQAITAAEISRQELNADLVTLSACETSRGGQNTVEGTIGLTRAFLAAGARTVVASNWAVDDRATAEMMASFYDYTADGLPAHLALQRSRKDYLTNHPGAHPSRWAAFEAFGGMQPVNWDRTKPWYASISPLVGASLALLMVALAGLFFYFRKPSYAESLSR
- the rpsA gene encoding 30S ribosomal protein S1 translates to MMDDEKDPNIEEGTPETPQAEATEAVTEETTAEETSTDETPVLVQQEAEPTAKIIRKDATKVNVLITEEVKEEGVEIDEADQSGTTGEGHADFNWNMTNRSAASRYTDQERADLEKAFDASMTNISEAEIMSAKVSSIIDGDVILDLNYKSDGLLPLSEFRDQPELAVGDTVEVYVEQQEDEKGQLVLSRRKAKLLRAWDRIRDSYANGTVITGRVVSKTKGGLIADCGGLETFLPGSQIDIKPIVDYDAYVGKTMEFKVVKINETIKNAVVSHKALIESDLAEQREAIIASLERGQVLEGIVKNITDFGAFLDLGGVDGLLYITDISWGRINHPSDVLELNQKVNVAVLDFDENKKRISLGLKQLLPHPWEVLDEAIQEGSTVEGKVVNIEDYGAFLEIMPGVEGLVHVSEVSWSNQPINAREYFTVGETKSAKVVTIDREDRKMSLSIKQLQNDPWDEITANFGIGSVHTGKVKNLTPYGVFVELDEGIGGMIHISDLSWTKRFSHPSEFVKVGDEIQTTVLEVDEQNRKMSLGHKQLEENPWDSFEGVFPEGSYHEATVLRKDDRGAIVQMPYGLEAYAPIKLMRKEDGTIAEVDETLTVKVIEFDRDSKRLTVSHSRYVNDIRKEAKDQVYKEQKEEREETRKVLKKTSSSIERSTLGDLSAFEQLREQLSGNDDDKDGDK
- a CDS encoding DUF4349 domain-containing protein, with the protein product MRILLFGFLLLLISCGQTNSYEDRATIETASDYTGNDLKMDQQQMADGSAPPPPPPPPGENISAPVTKVIKTGSMAFGVEDLGVAKLGVDSLLAVNGAYYEKEEYRTAYRSVAYALTIRVPAANFETLLAALEAGTGTLTTKSISARDVTEEYVDLSIRLDNKLAYLEQYQTILKRARTIEEILEVQEKIRLIEEEIESKKGRLKFLDDRVGLSTLQLTLTEDTDAYVAEEPGVFSRAGKALLGGATNFLDVLIGLLYLWPFLLILVGLFFFRRPILNLFRRSKSS